Proteins from a genomic interval of Rosa chinensis cultivar Old Blush chromosome 2, RchiOBHm-V2, whole genome shotgun sequence:
- the LOC112184554 gene encoding uncharacterized protein LOC112184554, protein MEKGKLIRLDDRWVSIAIDNLDSFGDVGYLDFKFLDQVLPHCSKDQLIHIEKSTKNTDLTPITDKLWKKIFERELGVKATDEVIQKMKIKKVSFKWSELYQTKLKRVEEDEKQVGERLKRLYQKEAARKQSRQVRVLDKLPPSSSSNRRSGSTKDSKLTKKVRKEYHNCLELKNIEVMKLKRSAKCSSLIKKPRNDYSSYERLLKY, encoded by the coding sequence ATGGAGAAAGGAAAGTTGATACGTCTCGATGATCGTTGGGTCTCCATCGCAATAGACAATCTAGACTCTTTCGGGGATGTTGGGTACCTAGACTTCAAGTTTCTCGATCAGGTCTTACCCCACTGCTCCAAAGACCAGTTGATTCACATCGAGAAGAGCACCAAAAATACAGACCTGACTCCGATCACTGATAAGCTCTGGAAGAAGATTTTTGAGAGAGAGCTCGGTGTCAAAGCCACAGATGAGGTGATACAAAAGATGAAGATCAAGAAAGTGAGTTTCAAGTGGTCGGAATTGTACCAGACCAAGTTGAAGAGAGTGGAAGAGGATGAGAAACAAGTGGGAGAAAGATTGAAGAGGCTGTATCAGAAAGAAGCTGCCAGGAAACAAAGCCGGCAAGTTAGGGTTTTGGACAAGCTTCCGCCTTCTTCATCAAGCAATAGAAGAAGTGGTTCCACCAAAGACAGCAAACTGACGAAAAAAGTGAGAAAAGAGTATCACAACTGTCTAGAGCTGAAAAATATTGAAGTTATGAAGCTGAAGAGAAGTGCCAAGTGTTCTAGTCTCATCAAAAAGCCAAGAAACGACTATTCAAGCTATGAACGTCTTTTGAAGTATTGA